Proteins from a single region of Nitrosarchaeum sp.:
- a CDS encoding AIPR family protein produces MAQNGNSLLEYIPGSHTLLAHKNSSLPLEGFSENVRVSIQEYAEDSKSEVEKGNNFLQWVLTRVFEATEDDAADAIVDGANDLGIDAYLPVDFSDNTIRLFQSKYGTSHSFEAIAKFKEDAKRLLGKDVSKMRPELAQLVTKIKEKNLKIKCCYVTDQKVEYQDDIIEIIDIEKIVQKLWERIKKPAAGKRSSIKLERMLRHENTILGILKLRELTEFVSKNRDYVFESNIRQWMQFKTTVNKGLRETLQSNPGKFFYYNNGITIVVSDFEELGDNLIELHAPQIVNGAQTSNSILDHSKRTKNMDGSMTVTIIKADDEQEQNNITKYRNSQNSVRGKDLVSLMDFHKSIKSQLKNCGYFYEIQAGSFDTKSKSKQSEYQGDSLYNEYLPDNHKKVIVAKDAIQALVAGIEQRPTEAYSSPAQFLPRGSKYDDVFNDNLKDDYRILLYPYLVKEYAKKTLKYGKQGGHKTKRYATLFYVGVYFRILHKKILETRGDFKSDVRRMEPIFRSFKLNSRILKIADVVVTKFLEDTVVDDEIELANTKHNFFSQHVWNDSMLRVVDKKIRQEEEEILALKKLANNLF; encoded by the coding sequence TTGGCTCAAAACGGAAATAGTTTATTAGAATACATACCAGGTTCCCATACACTTTTAGCTCACAAAAATTCTAGTTTACCATTAGAAGGATTTTCAGAAAATGTAAGAGTAAGCATACAAGAATATGCAGAAGATTCAAAAAGTGAGGTAGAAAAAGGTAATAATTTTCTTCAATGGGTACTTACACGAGTTTTTGAGGCCACAGAAGATGATGCCGCAGATGCAATTGTAGATGGTGCAAATGATCTTGGTATTGATGCATACCTACCAGTAGATTTTTCAGATAATACTATTCGTCTATTTCAATCAAAGTATGGGACTTCACATTCATTTGAAGCAATTGCAAAATTCAAAGAAGATGCAAAACGCTTACTTGGAAAAGACGTTTCAAAAATGAGACCCGAGTTAGCTCAGCTGGTTACAAAGATCAAAGAAAAAAACCTAAAAATAAAATGCTGTTATGTGACAGATCAAAAAGTAGAGTATCAAGATGATATAATCGAAATAATAGATATTGAAAAAATTGTTCAAAAATTATGGGAGAGAATAAAAAAACCAGCTGCTGGAAAAAGATCATCTATTAAATTAGAAAGAATGCTTAGACATGAGAATACAATTTTAGGAATTTTAAAACTAAGAGAATTAACTGAATTTGTTAGCAAAAACAGAGATTATGTGTTTGAATCAAACATAAGACAATGGATGCAATTTAAAACAACAGTAAACAAAGGATTGAGAGAAACACTTCAAAGCAATCCAGGAAAATTTTTTTATTATAATAATGGAATTACGATTGTAGTTAGTGATTTTGAAGAGTTAGGAGATAATCTCATAGAACTTCATGCGCCACAAATTGTAAATGGTGCGCAGACTTCTAATTCAATTCTTGATCATTCAAAGAGAACAAAAAACATGGATGGTTCTATGACAGTTACAATAATCAAAGCCGATGATGAGCAAGAACAGAATAATATTACAAAATATAGAAATTCACAGAATTCAGTTAGAGGAAAAGATCTTGTATCATTAATGGATTTTCATAAATCTATTAAATCGCAATTGAAAAATTGTGGGTATTTTTATGAGATTCAAGCAGGATCGTTTGATACAAAATCAAAATCAAAACAATCAGAATATCAAGGAGATTCTCTATATAATGAATATCTTCCAGATAATCACAAAAAAGTCATTGTTGCAAAAGATGCAATACAAGCTCTAGTTGCTGGAATCGAACAAAGACCTACAGAAGCATATAGTTCTCCAGCGCAATTTCTTCCAAGAGGAAGTAAGTACGATGATGTATTCAATGATAATCTAAAAGATGATTATAGAATTTTGTTATATCCATATCTAGTAAAAGAATATGCAAAAAAGACATTGAAGTATGGGAAACAAGGTGGTCATAAAACAAAAAGATATGCAACTTTATTTTATGTAGGAGTTTATTTTAGAATTTTACATAAGAAAATCCTAGAAACTAGAGGAGATTTCAAGAGTGATGTGAGAAGGATGGAACCAATATTTCGTAGTTTTAAACTAAATTCTAGAATTCTGAAAATTGCAGATGTGGTTGTGACTAAATTTTTAGAAGATACGGTAGTGGATGATGAAATAGAGTTGGCAAATACAAAACATAATTTCTTCTCACAACATGTATGGAATGATTCAATGCTTAGAGTAGTAGATAAAAAAATAAGGCAAGAGGAAGAAGAAATTTTAGCCTTGAAAAAACTTGCAAATAACTTGTTTTAG
- a CDS encoding cupredoxin domain-containing protein — MKKKIIPLTSISVIIIVVIGIALMPQNDNYIQNTDDSKSILKVDVIMPTKVSRPGCEKTDSCYIPSKISIKSGDSVTWLNEDAAFHSITSGYYGNQSGLFDSEYLDPEESFTFIFENPGVYDYFCTLHPWMKGQVIAN; from the coding sequence TTGAAGAAAAAAATAATACCTTTAACCTCCATTTCTGTGATAATTATAGTAGTAATTGGCATCGCATTGATGCCTCAAAATGACAATTACATTCAAAACACGGACGATTCAAAATCCATACTCAAAGTAGATGTCATCATGCCAACAAAAGTCTCCCGTCCTGGATGTGAAAAAACTGATTCTTGTTACATTCCATCAAAAATTTCAATAAAATCTGGCGATTCAGTGACATGGTTAAACGAAGATGCTGCATTTCATAGTATCACTTCTGGTTATTATGGAAATCAAAGTGGACTTTTTGATAGTGAATATTTAGATCCTGAGGAATCTTTTACATTTATTTTCGAAAATCCTGGTGTCTATGATTATTTTTGTACATTACATCCCTGGATGAAAGGACAAGTAATTGCTAATTGA
- a CDS encoding histone family protein has product MKSSELGISAMYRILKKSGAERVSDESAEELRGIIEELANKIAKSAVDMALHAGRKTIKAEDIKLASKPFI; this is encoded by the coding sequence ATGAAATCATCAGAATTGGGCATTTCAGCAATGTATAGAATTTTAAAAAAATCAGGTGCGGAGAGGGTTAGCGATGAATCAGCAGAAGAACTACGAGGAATAATTGAAGAATTGGCTAACAAAATTGCAAAAAGTGCAGTAGATATGGCTTTACATGCAGGAAGAAAAACGATTAAAGCCGAAGATATCAAACTTGCATCAAAACCATTTATCTGA
- a CDS encoding TatD family hydrolase — protein MTWLYDSHIHLTDPYYQNDLDYIIREMETMKIKACCVSMDTTTSQKTLDFGNKSNLILPFIGIHPERIDDDLELMINLITENQQNISGIGEIGLDPTYVKSDEDNKNQIYFFETLLSLAEKFKKPISIHSRKSLDQIFSIMTSYNTKHALLHWFDGSKKQLQKAMDMSFFVSYGPVTIYANDKQALLSQTPENKILVETDGPVKFSRCFEMKSGQISFIPSVVFCASKVLGKSYDEMAMLLEANTKSFLRI, from the coding sequence ATGACTTGGTTATATGATTCTCATATTCATTTAACTGATCCGTATTATCAAAATGATCTGGATTATATTATTAGGGAAATGGAAACTATGAAAATTAAAGCTTGCTGTGTCTCCATGGATACTACTACATCCCAAAAAACATTGGATTTTGGAAACAAGAGTAATCTCATCCTACCCTTTATTGGTATTCATCCTGAACGTATCGATGATGATTTAGAATTAATGATAAATCTAATTACTGAAAACCAACAAAATATTTCAGGTATTGGAGAGATTGGATTGGATCCTACATATGTCAAATCTGATGAAGACAATAAAAACCAAATCTATTTTTTTGAAACCCTTTTATCTCTTGCAGAAAAATTCAAAAAACCAATTTCTATTCATTCTAGAAAGAGTTTAGATCAGATTTTTTCTATAATGACTTCTTATAATACTAAACATGCATTACTTCATTGGTTTGATGGAAGTAAAAAGCAGCTTCAAAAAGCAATGGATATGAGTTTTTTTGTTTCATATGGACCTGTAACGATTTATGCCAATGATAAACAAGCACTGTTATCTCAAACACCTGAAAACAAAATTCTCGTTGAAACTGATGGTCCTGTAAAATTCTCAAGGTGTTTTGAAATGAAATCTGGTCAGATTAGTTTCATACCAAGTGTTGTGTTTTGTGCCTCCAAAGTACTTGGTAAATCATATGATGAAATGGCTATGTTATTGGAAGCAAATACAAAATCATTCCTTCGAATATAG
- the cgi121 gene encoding KEOPS complex subunit Cgi121 yields the protein MIMIKLVGGAKKSFLTDELKIDKYDLTINELLDLLLNLKPINTPNLDVENILIAINGVDSSAMEGRNTEIKNNDVVSIIPIIHGGSSNRLFFNISNKLIQVVEIKGKDDTTVTFVDDLRKKFPDVKLQAVSSNFVLNSYHLKKIISLSIYSEKNNILLSNKFEMDILMRFAISSQISSAINSAGMKPKQNFMLIALGNRKILDNLYKEIKIMSIPLFSKDNTSFLKKYYKITDKQLAAVISKNPLEDILIEKAAILL from the coding sequence ATGATTATGATTAAACTTGTAGGAGGTGCAAAAAAGTCATTTTTAACTGATGAACTAAAAATTGATAAATATGATCTAACTATAAACGAACTTCTTGATTTATTATTAAATCTAAAACCAATAAACACTCCTAATCTTGATGTTGAAAATATTTTGATAGCAATTAATGGTGTTGACTCTTCTGCAATGGAGGGTAGAAATACAGAAATTAAAAACAACGATGTGGTAAGTATCATTCCTATAATTCATGGTGGCTCGTCTAATAGACTATTTTTCAATATATCGAATAAATTAATTCAAGTTGTTGAAATTAAAGGTAAAGATGACACCACAGTTACATTTGTTGATGATCTCCGAAAAAAATTTCCAGATGTAAAACTTCAGGCAGTATCTAGTAATTTTGTTTTAAACAGTTATCATCTTAAAAAAATTATTTCATTATCTATTTATTCTGAGAAAAATAATATTTTGCTTTCAAATAAATTTGAAATGGATATCTTGATGCGCTTTGCTATTTCATCTCAAATTTCTTCTGCAATTAATTCTGCTGGGATGAAACCAAAACAAAACTTTATGCTAATTGCACTTGGAAATAGAAAAATATTGGATAATCTTTACAAAGAGATCAAAATTATGTCAATTCCACTATTTTCAAAAGACAACACATCATTTCTAAAAAAATACTATAAAATAACAGATAAGCAACTTGCTGCAGTTATATCTAAAAACCCTCTTGAAGACATACTGATAGAAAAAGCAGCGATTTTACTCTGA
- a CDS encoding THUMP domain-containing protein: MNLIITCARHLELETKQEIANILDKIGDSEPKITITNMSGILTAETKLDPIDIVKKIKEMVLDEPWCIRYSLRIIPIQKITETKIESIEDGISDLIKLISTQDSYRISIEKRNSDISSQEIISRIAKKIKNKVSLEFPDKVILIEILGNKTGIAIVKKTDILSVEKTKRSMSE, translated from the coding sequence TTGAATCTAATAATTACATGTGCCAGACATTTAGAATTAGAAACTAAACAAGAAATAGCAAATATTTTAGATAAAATTGGAGATTCAGAACCAAAAATAACCATTACAAACATGTCTGGAATACTAACTGCCGAAACAAAACTAGACCCAATCGATATAGTAAAAAAAATCAAAGAAATGGTATTAGATGAACCATGGTGTATTAGATATTCTTTAAGAATTATTCCAATTCAAAAAATTACAGAAACAAAAATTGAAAGTATAGAAGATGGAATTTCAGATTTAATTAAATTGATTTCTACTCAAGATTCATACCGAATATCAATCGAAAAAAGAAATTCAGATATTTCAAGTCAGGAAATAATTTCGAGAATAGCAAAAAAAATTAAAAACAAAGTATCATTAGAATTTCCTGATAAAGTCATATTAATTGAAATTTTAGGAAATAAAACTGGAATTGCTATTGTCAAAAAAACAGATATTTTGAGCGTAGAAAAAACAAAGAGAAGTATGTCAGAGTAA
- a CDS encoding winged helix-turn-helix domain-containing protein, with the protein MTEYRTHMKIIGDILATTRDDLQDEDGASVTYLIRKANVSHSRISRILKTLVSQGLLEQDGTTGSNKYRISQSGREFLQAYYTFTSFADNFGLTI; encoded by the coding sequence ATGACAGAATATAGAACGCATATGAAAATTATTGGCGACATACTTGCCACCACACGTGATGACCTACAAGATGAAGATGGGGCTTCAGTAACTTATCTCATAAGAAAAGCTAATGTCTCACATTCAAGAATTTCCAGAATTTTGAAGACGCTTGTATCTCAAGGATTATTAGAACAAGATGGGACAACTGGTTCAAATAAATATAGAATTAGTCAATCAGGACGAGAATTTCTTCAAGCATATTATACATTCACATCTTTTGCAGATAACTTTGGATTAACTATCTAG
- a CDS encoding Fe(2+)-trafficking protein, with the protein MSRACTKCKNSIPDTEQLDMVAEKYPVCNKCWAEWKEYRVMVMNEMRLDMSMPDHRKLLKKHEKIFAGVLTPEGEIVDYTNEDNRKPDKPPGA; encoded by the coding sequence ATGAGTCGAGCTTGTACAAAATGTAAAAACTCTATTCCAGATACAGAACAACTTGATATGGTTGCTGAAAAATATCCAGTTTGCAACAAGTGTTGGGCTGAATGGAAGGAATATCGTGTAATGGTAATGAACGAAATGAGGCTAGATATGTCCATGCCAGATCATAGAAAACTGTTAAAAAAACATGAAAAAATCTTTGCAGGTGTACTTACCCCTGAAGGAGAAATTGTAGATTATACCAATGAAGATAATAGAAAACCTGACAAACCACCAGGTGCTTAA
- a CDS encoding adenylosuccinate synthetase, whose translation MSSTVVVGGFFGDEGKGKIISYLAIKDNPKIIVRGGAGPNAGHTIRDGDKTYKVRMLPSGFLNKTAKVMIGPGVVINPSVLLKEIQDFDASGRAFIDKHCGIIEESHLLRDSKGELKEKIGSTGSGTGPANADRAMRILKLAKDIDSLSSLIVDVPAEINSALSLNQNVLVEGTQGTFLSLWHGTYPFVTSKDVTASGICADVGLGPKKVDEVIVVFKAYVTRVGTGPLSKELSLEEAERKGWSEFGTVTGRQRRAADFDFDLARRAIMLNSATQISITKLDVLFPNCAGKTSFEELSIDAQSFIKNIEEKLNTPVTIIGTGPNVNEIIDRRK comes from the coding sequence ATGTCTTCTACTGTTGTTGTTGGTGGATTTTTTGGTGATGAAGGTAAAGGAAAAATTATCTCATATTTGGCAATAAAAGATAATCCAAAAATTATTGTTCGAGGTGGAGCCGGTCCAAATGCCGGTCATACAATTAGAGATGGTGATAAAACATACAAAGTTCGAATGTTACCAAGCGGATTTTTAAATAAAACTGCCAAAGTAATGATTGGCCCAGGTGTTGTCATTAACCCAAGTGTTTTGTTAAAAGAGATTCAAGATTTTGACGCATCTGGTCGTGCATTTATTGATAAACACTGTGGAATAATTGAAGAAAGTCATCTTCTCCGTGATTCTAAAGGAGAATTAAAAGAAAAAATAGGTAGTACTGGTTCTGGTACAGGCCCAGCAAATGCCGATAGAGCCATGAGAATTTTAAAACTTGCAAAAGATATAGATTCATTATCTTCGTTGATTGTAGATGTTCCTGCAGAAATTAACTCTGCACTTTCATTAAATCAAAATGTCCTAGTTGAAGGGACTCAGGGTACATTTTTGTCTTTATGGCATGGGACATATCCTTTTGTGACTTCAAAAGATGTTACTGCATCAGGAATATGTGCTGATGTTGGGCTCGGACCAAAAAAAGTTGATGAAGTAATTGTTGTTTTCAAGGCATATGTTACACGTGTTGGTACTGGACCATTATCAAAAGAACTTTCTCTTGAAGAAGCTGAAAGAAAAGGTTGGTCTGAATTTGGAACTGTAACAGGACGACAGAGGCGTGCAGCTGATTTTGATTTTGATTTAGCTAGGCGTGCAATTATGCTTAATAGTGCAACACAAATCTCTATCACAAAATTAGATGTGTTATTTCCAAATTGTGCAGGTAAAACATCATTTGAAGAACTTTCTATTGATGCTCAATCATTCATAAAAAATATTGAAGAAAAATTAAACACGCCTGTAACTATAATTGGAACAGGACCAAACGTCAATGAAATTATTGACAGAAGAAAATAG
- a CDS encoding orotidine 5'-phosphate decarboxylase, whose amino-acid sequence MATFKTRLSQISKKNGKIILANDYDSSEKNLTAKTIHNIKTLNPYLCGIKLNFHLLLPLSFKEISKINKTAHNYGLQTIADIKLNDIGNTNKVTTEHLWNLGFDAVIANPIMGLDSLKQLVKSSHKENKGVITLCHMSAPEAKLSYDMEIKMGKSQKLYQLFLDWAITSKADGIVVGATFPEIIQYCHKKTGSKLDIFSPGIGTQGGSAKNVLSAGTDYLIVGRTIINDKNPVSISKELQLQSFFK is encoded by the coding sequence ATGGCCACCTTCAAAACTAGACTTTCTCAGATATCAAAAAAGAATGGCAAAATTATTCTTGCTAATGATTATGATTCATCTGAAAAAAATTTAACTGCCAAAACTATACATAATATCAAAACATTAAATCCCTATCTATGTGGAATAAAATTAAATTTTCATCTATTGCTGCCATTAAGTTTTAAAGAAATTTCTAAAATAAATAAAACTGCCCATAATTATGGATTACAAACAATTGCTGACATTAAATTAAATGATATAGGTAATACAAATAAAGTCACAACTGAACATCTTTGGAATTTAGGCTTTGATGCAGTAATTGCCAATCCGATAATGGGATTAGATAGTTTAAAACAATTAGTGAAATCGTCTCATAAGGAAAACAAGGGAGTAATCACCTTATGTCATATGAGTGCACCTGAAGCAAAACTATCATATGATATGGAAATCAAGATGGGTAAATCCCAGAAACTATATCAATTATTTTTGGATTGGGCAATTACCTCAAAGGCTGATGGAATTGTAGTCGGGGCAACATTTCCAGAAATTATTCAATATTGTCACAAAAAAACAGGTTCTAAATTAGATATTTTTTCACCAGGAATTGGTACTCAGGGTGGAAGTGCAAAAAATGTGCTCTCTGCAGGTACTGACTATCTTATCGTCGGTAGAACTATAATTAATGATAAAAATCCTGTATCTATTTCAAAAGAATTACAACTGCAAAGTTTTTTCAAGTAG
- a CDS encoding bis(5'-nucleosyl)-tetraphosphatase, with protein sequence MIEETSAGVVVFRRENSKILFLLLNYPSGHWDFVKGKMEEGETTHQTAIRETREETGITDIVFLDDFEEWIKYNFQYHGELVNKKVVFFLAETKTEQIIISHEHLDYIWADYETAMEKTTFDNAKSILTKSKELLEKTLQL encoded by the coding sequence ATGATTGAAGAGACATCTGCAGGAGTAGTAGTATTTAGAAGAGAAAATTCAAAAATTTTATTTTTATTATTAAATTATCCATCTGGACATTGGGATTTTGTCAAAGGAAAAATGGAAGAAGGTGAAACAACTCATCAAACAGCAATACGAGAAACACGAGAAGAGACAGGAATTACAGACATTGTATTTTTAGATGATTTTGAAGAATGGATAAAATATAATTTTCAATATCATGGGGAATTAGTAAATAAGAAAGTTGTTTTTTTCTTGGCAGAAACAAAAACAGAACAAATTATAATTTCACATGAGCATCTTGATTATATTTGGGCAGATTATGAAACTGCGATGGAGAAAACAACATTTGACAATGCAAAATCAATTTTAACGAAATCAAAAGAACTACTTGAAAAAACTTTGCAGTTGTAA
- the uppS gene encoding polyprenyl diphosphate synthase: MEINKIKDAVFQLSGLYRIYSKRLETEIRGGDIPNHLALILDGNRRWAKRHLTIPKTGHWKGADAVENLLDWCEEFDIKIITLYALSAENLDRDDEELSHLYELIRIRLEKLYNDSRIHKNKMRVKGIGRIELLPDSIKDVLKRLDDATKDYDNHFLNIALAYGGQNELVDAVKKIAEKIKDGSIDVNDITKKEIESNLYTSHLPQSSPDMILRTSGEKRLSGFLMWQSAYSELIFMDIFWPEFRKIDLMRAIRTFQERKRRLGK, encoded by the coding sequence TTGGAAATTAATAAAATAAAAGATGCCGTATTTCAATTATCAGGATTATATAGAATTTATTCGAAAAGACTTGAAACTGAAATACGTGGTGGGGATATCCCAAATCATCTTGCTCTAATTTTAGATGGAAATAGACGATGGGCAAAAAGACATCTCACTATTCCTAAAACAGGACATTGGAAAGGAGCTGATGCAGTAGAAAATCTACTGGACTGGTGTGAGGAATTTGACATAAAAATAATTACTTTGTATGCACTTTCAGCAGAAAATTTAGATCGAGATGATGAAGAATTAAGCCATCTTTATGAATTAATTCGTATCAGATTGGAAAAACTGTACAATGATTCAAGAATTCATAAAAACAAAATGAGAGTTAAAGGAATTGGAAGAATAGAACTATTACCAGATTCAATTAAAGATGTTTTAAAACGATTAGATGATGCAACAAAAGATTATGATAATCATTTTCTAAATATTGCACTTGCATATGGAGGACAAAATGAGCTAGTTGATGCTGTTAAAAAAATAGCTGAAAAGATCAAAGACGGTTCAATCGATGTAAATGATATAACTAAAAAAGAAATTGAGTCGAATTTATACACATCTCATTTACCACAATCATCACCAGACATGATTTTAAGAACATCGGGAGAAAAAAGATTGAGTGGATTTTTAATGTGGCAAAGTGCATATAGTGAATTAATATTTATGGACATATTTTGGCCAGAGTTTAGAAAAATCGATTTGATGAGAGCCATCAGAACATTTCAAGAAAGAAAGAGAAGATTAGGTAAATAA
- a CDS encoding DUF373 family protein, whose product MSQRSDIEKDVNASTSNKLLVICVDRDNDVGEKAGITTPIIGRDACIDAAQRLALEDPEDADSNSMFAAIKTYEDLISKGYQVEVVIVAGVKERGVQADEKILKEIKKILEVFSANGAVIVSDGEDDESVIPVIQNVLPVVSVQRVVMKVSRSVEYSYAVFGKYLKMLAYDSKYSKFFLGVPGILLLIGGVATVFGYTEEIFAVLVSILGISFLIRAFDVDKAWSNLTRPTPMGFIRIFTMVAGILLILSSIPTGISSIDPKLLGDETEILRIVTDKIIIGQFITGTLPILWMGLGAIFAGILLSNWIGGVPRQITDILRIVVLAALYPITSQFILIMMNGDVQSITLVPPLLAGLAATLVSATILFRKYRKHKHQEMIVD is encoded by the coding sequence ATGTCTCAGAGATCCGACATAGAAAAAGATGTCAATGCTTCAACATCAAACAAATTACTAGTAATTTGTGTTGATAGAGATAATGATGTAGGTGAAAAAGCAGGCATAACTACTCCAATAATTGGAAGAGATGCCTGTATTGATGCTGCACAAAGACTAGCATTGGAAGATCCTGAAGATGCAGATTCTAATTCAATGTTTGCTGCAATTAAAACATATGAAGATTTAATCAGTAAGGGGTACCAAGTAGAAGTAGTAATTGTTGCAGGAGTAAAAGAAAGAGGAGTTCAAGCTGATGAAAAAATCCTTAAAGAAATAAAAAAAATATTAGAAGTGTTTTCTGCAAATGGAGCAGTTATTGTATCTGATGGAGAAGACGATGAGAGTGTAATTCCAGTTATTCAAAATGTATTGCCAGTAGTTTCAGTACAAAGAGTTGTAATGAAAGTAAGCAGAAGTGTAGAATATTCCTATGCAGTTTTTGGAAAATATCTAAAAATGTTAGCATATGATTCAAAGTATTCTAAATTTTTCTTAGGAGTTCCAGGCATACTTTTGCTAATTGGTGGAGTTGCAACAGTATTTGGATATACTGAAGAAATATTTGCAGTGTTGGTTAGTATTTTAGGTATTTCATTTCTAATTAGAGCATTTGACGTAGATAAAGCATGGTCTAACTTGACAAGACCTACACCGATGGGTTTTATCAGAATTTTTACAATGGTCGCAGGTATATTGTTAATCTTATCATCCATTCCAACTGGAATAAGTTCAATTGATCCAAAATTGTTAGGTGATGAGACAGAAATACTCAGAATAGTTACAGACAAAATAATAATTGGTCAATTCATCACAGGAACTTTACCAATTCTATGGATGGGTCTTGGAGCAATTTTTGCAGGAATATTACTTAGTAATTGGATAGGCGGAGTTCCTAGACAAATTACAGATATTTTAAGAATTGTAGTTCTTGCAGCATTATACCCCATAACATCGCAATTTATCCTCATAATGATGAATGGTGATGTTCAATCAATTACACTAGTACCACCATTACTAGCAGGACTAGCGGCTACGTTAGTATCAGCCACAATTCTATTTAGAAAATATAGAAAACACAAACATCAAGAAATGATCGTAGACTAA
- a CDS encoding DUF5679 domain-containing protein — MVEAYCVKCRAKRQVKDPKETKLKNGRPAVKGTCPTCGTNVFRIGKM; from the coding sequence ATGGTAGAAGCATATTGCGTAAAATGCAGAGCTAAAAGACAAGTAAAGGATCCCAAAGAAACTAAACTAAAAAATGGACGCCCTGCTGTAAAAGGCACTTGTCCAACATGTGGAACTAACGTCTTCCGAATAGGAAAGATGTAG
- a CDS encoding translation initiation factor IF-2 yields MAKSDYETLLKRIQDKLGDSKKVSTTRFELPVVDVMWEGQKTFLRNFSEFPKVLRRDPDKVLQYLSKEFAVPAERLGDKAMFVGRRAPDDFTRLFQIYVKDYLECHTCKSPDTKILKENRISFLICEACGAKSTLKGKYA; encoded by the coding sequence GTGGCTAAATCCGACTACGAAACACTACTTAAGAGAATTCAAGACAAACTAGGTGATTCTAAAAAAGTATCTACTACTAGATTTGAGCTTCCTGTAGTCGATGTTATGTGGGAAGGCCAAAAAACATTTCTGCGTAATTTTTCAGAATTTCCTAAAGTACTTCGCCGGGATCCAGATAAAGTCTTACAATATCTTTCTAAAGAATTTGCAGTTCCAGCTGAGCGCTTAGGTGATAAGGCTATGTTTGTTGGGAGAAGAGCTCCTGATGACTTTACACGTCTTTTCCAAATCTATGTTAAAGATTATCTTGAGTGTCATACTTGCAAAAGTCCTGATACAAAAATACTAAAAGAAAACAGAATCTCTTTTTTGATTTGTGAAGCTTGCGGTGCTAAATCTACTCTAAAAGGTAAATATGCGTAA
- a CDS encoding DUF424 domain-containing protein produces MRFSVKITEYQKNLMLNICDAELLGKSISENELTMKISESYYGNEIIEIDEAKKLLESSNIINMVGKDTISLSLELGIGSENGVKKISGVPFLIVFKM; encoded by the coding sequence ATGCGATTCTCAGTTAAAATTACTGAATACCAAAAAAATTTAATGCTAAATATATGCGATGCAGAACTTCTTGGAAAAAGTATCTCTGAAAATGAGTTGACCATGAAAATTAGTGAGAGCTATTATGGTAATGAAATAATTGAAATTGATGAAGCCAAAAAATTGCTAGAAAGTTCAAATATAATTAACATGGTTGGCAAAGATACTATCTCTCTTTCTTTAGAACTTGGAATTGGTTCTGAAAATGGAGTTAAAAAAATTTCTGGAGTACCTTTTTTGATTGTTTTTAAAATGTAA